A stretch of the Desulforamulus ferrireducens genome encodes the following:
- a CDS encoding 4Fe-4S dicluster domain-containing protein, whose protein sequence is MAKGVLVDITKCIGCKACQVACKQWNDLPAKIPEFVDGLTGPPDMDGDTYTVVKFKVAEMAGDYKIRSAKKQCMHCLHPACASACFAKALEKDAKTGAVIYHPHLCVGCRYCMLACPFDVPKYQWEKTFPLISKCQFCFDPEDKYDRLSYGKPPACVDTCITGALVYGERDELLKEAWNRINSDPSYIKKVLGEKEAGGTSWLYISDVPFEEFGFRPNLGTKPLPEYSHDFLKYTPIIALGWGTLLTVLYHYTKRREQIASEKKDVHL, encoded by the coding sequence ATGGCCAAGGGTGTGCTTGTGGATATAACAAAATGTATTGGCTGTAAAGCCTGTCAAGTGGCCTGTAAACAATGGAACGATCTGCCGGCTAAAATTCCCGAGTTTGTAGATGGTTTAACCGGACCACCGGATATGGATGGCGACACCTATACCGTTGTCAAATTTAAAGTGGCGGAGATGGCTGGCGACTATAAAATTCGCTCGGCTAAAAAGCAATGTATGCATTGCCTACACCCAGCTTGTGCATCGGCATGTTTTGCCAAAGCCTTGGAGAAGGATGCCAAGACCGGTGCCGTCATCTACCATCCGCACCTATGCGTTGGTTGCCGTTACTGCATGCTGGCTTGTCCCTTCGATGTTCCTAAGTACCAGTGGGAAAAAACCTTTCCCTTGATCAGCAAGTGCCAATTTTGTTTTGATCCCGAGGATAAATATGATCGCCTAAGCTATGGTAAACCACCGGCCTGTGTAGATACCTGTATCACCGGTGCCCTGGTCTATGGCGAGCGGGATGAGTTGTTAAAAGAGGCCTGGAACAGAATTAACAGTGATCCCAGTTATATCAAAAAGGTATTGGGTGAAAAAGAAGCCGGCGGAACCTCCTGGCTGTATATTTCCGATGTACCCTTTGAAGAATTTGGCTTCCGTCCCAACCTGGGTACCAAACCCTTACCGGAGTACTCTCACGACTTCCTGAAATATACACCAATTATTGCGCTGGGTTGGGGTACCTTACTAACCGTTCTATATCATTATACAAAGCGGCGTGAACAAATCGCTTCCGAGAAAAAAGATGTTCACCTATAG
- the nrfD gene encoding NrfD/PsrC family molybdoenzyme membrane anchor subunit — translation MSADKGLFQEIAAYKWKFTMTTVRKILILLAGLGVVCMLYRLATGLGSATNLNDQWPWGLWIGFDVLTGVALAGGGYGTAIIVHVLHRNKYHAIARSAMLTSLLGYLLVMIGLFMDIGQWFNFWRPFVSWGHTSVLFEVFWCVSCYTTVQVLEFGEILTEKVGTKYHNFFKKALPVLLILGIIFPTLHQSSLGALYIIMVDKLYPLWWSPYIGLLFLISSFFVGPAMICVETALAGKAFKHEVPISVLRGLVRISGVFMILYLGLKFYDLVDRGVINLMFAGNLEGNMFLLEIVLGVIIPIFIAFSGMSNTRKGLITFGILVSGGIVLNRMNVVFTGMSAALGGWYFPSIMEWAVTVGLISLGCLAYCFIAENFNILTHEDHGKAHA, via the coding sequence ATGTCGGCAGATAAAGGATTGTTTCAAGAAATTGCGGCCTATAAGTGGAAGTTTACCATGACCACTGTCCGCAAAATATTAATTCTGTTGGCCGGCCTCGGTGTGGTATGTATGCTTTACCGACTGGCTACGGGTTTAGGATCCGCTACCAATCTTAATGATCAGTGGCCCTGGGGCCTTTGGATTGGCTTTGACGTACTAACCGGTGTTGCCTTGGCAGGGGGGGGCTACGGTACGGCTATTATTGTACACGTACTGCACAGAAACAAGTACCATGCCATTGCCCGCAGCGCCATGTTAACCTCATTGCTTGGCTATCTATTAGTTATGATAGGTTTGTTTATGGATATTGGCCAATGGTTTAACTTCTGGCGACCCTTTGTATCCTGGGGTCATACTTCGGTGCTCTTTGAAGTTTTCTGGTGTGTATCCTGCTACACCACTGTGCAGGTATTGGAATTTGGTGAGATATTAACCGAGAAGGTTGGCACCAAATATCATAACTTCTTTAAAAAGGCTTTGCCTGTATTGCTGATCCTGGGAATTATTTTTCCCACTTTGCACCAGTCTTCCCTGGGCGCACTGTATATCATTATGGTTGATAAGCTATATCCACTGTGGTGGTCGCCATATATTGGCTTACTGTTCCTAATATCTTCCTTCTTCGTCGGCCCAGCCATGATTTGTGTGGAAACTGCCCTGGCGGGTAAGGCCTTTAAACATGAAGTACCAATTTCTGTTTTGCGCGGTTTGGTACGGATTTCCGGTGTATTTATGATTCTCTATCTGGGGTTGAAGTTCTACGATCTGGTTGACAGAGGAGTAATCAACCTAATGTTTGCAGGCAATCTAGAAGGAAATATGTTCCTTTTAGAGATTGTCTTAGGGGTTATTATTCCTATCTTCATCGCCTTTAGTGGTATGAGTAATACCCGGAAGGGTTTAATTACCTTTGGTATCTTGGTTAGCGGTGGGATTGTCTTAAATCGGATGAATGTGGTATTTACCGGTATGTCTGCTGCCCTGGGTGGCTGGTACTTCCCTTCCATTATGGAGTGGGCAGTTACCGTTGGC